GCGCTGGCCACCATGGCGATCGTCATCATTGGCAAGCCGGTGGCCGCTCTGGTCATCACGGTGGCGCTCGGTTACCCGCTGAAAACCGCGCTCTCCGTGAGTGCGGTGCTGGCGCAGATCGGTGAGTTCTCATTCATCGTCGCCACACTCGGGATGAAATATGGCCTGGTGGCGGCAGAGGCTTTCAATGCGCTGGTCGCCACGGCGATCGTCTCGATCACCCTCGCTCCGCTGCTCTACAAGGCCGTCGATCCGGTCGAGCGCTGGGTGGCGAAGCGGCCGGCCTTGTGGAAGATCTTTCACCGCCGGCCTACCGGCGAGGGTGCGGATTGGGAGGATGATGGCATTCACCGCCGCGCGGTGGTGGTCGGGTACGGGCCGGTGGGGAAGATGGTGGTGCGCCTGCTGAAGGACAATGGATTCTCCCCGATCATCATCGAGATGAACGTGGATACCGTGCGGGAGCTGAATACCTCGGGCGAAAAGGCGCAGTATGGCGACGCCAGCCACCCCGCGACGCTGGAAGCCGCCGGGACGGCGAAGGCGGACATCCTGGTGCTGAGCGCGTCCAGCGTGGGCATGGGGCAGGAGGTGATCCGCGAGGCGCGGAAGCTGAATCCGAAGATCCGGGTGGTCGCCCGGACCACCTATCTGAAAGAGGCGGACGAGCTGATCGAGGCCGGGGCGAACGCGGTTTTCTCCGGAGAAGGCGAGGTGGCGCTGTCGATGACAGAGAGCATCCTGGGTAGCTTCGGGGCGACGCCGGAGCAGATCGAGCGGGAGAGCGAGCGGATCCGCCGGGAGCTCTTTACGCGGGCGGGCTAGAACTGCCTTTGACTCCGCCCGCGGCAGCCGCTAAGCCCTGCGCCCCGCTTATCCCTGCCATGAAGGACCAGATCGAAGCCATTCAGGCCGAGGCGCTCGCCCGGATAGCCACAGCCAACGACGCCCGCGCGTTGGAGGACGCCCGTGTCGCCGTGCTCGGGAAAAAAGGCACCCTCACCGAGGTCTCCGCCGGCATGCGCGACGTGCCGAAGGAGGACAAGGCCGCCGTGGGCGCGCTGCTCAATACCGCCCGCACCGCGATCACCGCCGCGCTCGATGAAAAGCAGCAGTCCCTGCAGGACGCCGCCGACAAGCAGGCGCTCGAAGGGATCGACCTGACCCTGCCTGCTCGCGCGCTGCACCACGGCTCGCTGCATCCACTGACGATCCTTCGCCATCAGGCGATTTCCATTTTGCGCCGCATGGGCTTCGCGCTCGCCGAGGGGCCGGAGATCGAGGATGAGTTTCACTGCTTCGACGCGCTTAACACGCCGGCCGATCACCCCGCGCGTAACGAAAAGGACACCTTCTACTTCGACTCCGGCAAGCTGCTGCGCACGCACACCTCCTCGGTGCAGGTCCGCACGATGGAAAGCCAGGTGCCGCCGGTGCGCATCATCGCCCCCGGCTCGGCGTATCGCCGGGACGAGATCGACGCGACCCACCTCTCGGTCTTCAACCAGCTCGAAGGGCTCTACGTCGACACCGACGTCTCGCTCGGCGACCTGAAGGGCACGCTGGAGTATTTCTTCCAG
This sequence is a window from Luteolibacter arcticus. Protein-coding genes within it:
- the pheS gene encoding phenylalanine--tRNA ligase subunit alpha, translating into MKDQIEAIQAEALARIATANDARALEDARVAVLGKKGTLTEVSAGMRDVPKEDKAAVGALLNTARTAITAALDEKQQSLQDAADKQALEGIDLTLPARALHHGSLHPLTILRHQAISILRRMGFALAEGPEIEDEFHCFDALNTPADHPARNEKDTFYFDSGKLLRTHTSSVQVRTMESQVPPVRIIAPGSAYRRDEIDATHLSVFNQLEGLYVDTDVSLGDLKGTLEYFFQEMFGSGTEVRFRPHFFPFTEPSFEIDVKLHVKGQAPRWIEVAGCGMVDPAVFAQINVSRKDGAYDPEKVTGFAFGMGLDRLAMIRWGIKDIRLLIENDARFLKQFA